Part of the Thermotoga sp. genome, CATTCCACTCGAAGACGGCGTGTTCGTCTACGTAGAGAGGTACACGGACAGGTTCGTCTACATGGTAGGAGACAACACACCGAGGAACGGAAAGATGAACTTCGAGAAGGAAGAACCCTTCACACTTTCGACCGCTCTGAAGAAGTATGGAATCGAGGACTTTTCTCTGATAAAGAGTCTTTCTCTTTTGAGGGATGGAAAGGAGATGGTCTTCGACCCGAAGGAGATCCTGACGAAAGACGTTCCGCTCGAAAAGGGTGACACGATACTTTTGAGAACGATTCAGACGAAGAGAGTCTACTTCACCGGGGACGTGTACGGTTACGTTGACTTCGCAAAAGACGAAGACATCACACTGGAAAAGGCGCTTGCAAGGTTTGGAAAGATCCAGAGAAAGTACGTGGAAAGATTGAAGATCCACTCCGAAGGAGACACCAGGGAGATGTCGCAGATCGAAGACGTGCCCCTGGAAGACGGTGCGATCGTTGAGGTGGACCTGAAAGAGTCGATCAGGGTCTACGTGGACGGTTTTGTGAGGGCGCCGAAGATGGTTGTGTTCGAGCCGGACGAAACTCTGCTCCTTGACAGGGCGATCGTGAAAGCAGGAGGCTACAGAGAGGACACACTCTTTGAAGCAGGAGACATCACCGTTTTGAGAGACGGACACGAGATCGTTGTTCCGAAGGATCAGGCAAGCTCTTTCGAGCTGGAGGATGGAGATCTTGTCTTTGTAAAGTACAAAGAAAAGACACACGTGTATGTTTTCGGTGAAGGGATCACGAACACACTCGTGACCTTC contains:
- a CDS encoding SLBB domain-containing protein, which translates into the protein IPLEDGVFVYVERYTDRFVYMVGDNTPRNGKMNFEKEEPFTLSTALKKYGIEDFSLIKSLSLLRDGKEMVFDPKEILTKDVPLEKGDTILLRTIQTKRVYFTGDVYGYVDFAKDEDITLEKALARFGKIQRKYVERLKIHSEGDTREMSQIEDVPLEDGAIVEVDLKESIRVYVDGFVRAPKMVVFEPDETLLLDRAIVKAGGYREDTLFEAGDITVLRDGHEIVVPKDQASSFELEDGDLVFVKYKEKTHVYVFGEGITNTLVTFEDKEIPTLRSVLGKVGGIKSTGSERIVVVKPDGEKEEVSYEDVIETGGPILESGSVVFVPLETENFAYVVGEVARPGAYELKGDVTLLKLIAQAGGLSNWALKTKVILRRGDKEEVYDFTDMSEVQNVKIEPGDVVYVPPVETNYVYVLGNVKSPGIVKVDRYSTVFDVVMRAGGFTDKAAASRIFLFKGGPQGEVTVCDLSGVLSGKGGGVNPNVSPGDVVFVPDNPLIQVTEALSIVNTILNTISNVKDVMGW